In Dolichospermum flos-aquae CCAP 1403/13F, the following proteins share a genomic window:
- a CDS encoding tetratricopeptide repeat protein, translated as MRFPWKGEELNHPSLFSVGFMGNIEQNEFWAKPRGYELAYSNEGYPGMSGGGIWNTEGRLAGIHNFAETNVLGYSLGLSIESFLFYQQDGLWKLPEPQLNIAKNEPISLDIQSIILALLKTYSAPDSVNGTGKQWLTYGIQLWRSGNTDNAIKAIGNAVSKDPNSWESYYNAAWIWLGQEKYDLAVNAINAAIRNQPSFYRSYLLKGAIFRELKKYENAVEALNQAILESEKDKQKDFLLYETRGGLFYDLKQYQEAIADYTQAITINPQYADAYNNRGVAKSESGDKAGGIADFTQAITINPQLAEAYNNRGTAKHKLGDKAGAIADYTQAITINPQDANFYNNRGNTKYESEDETGAIADYTQAITINPQDANFYNNRGNTKYESEDETGAIADYTQAITINPQLAEAYNNRGTAKHKLGDKAGAIADFNQAIIINPHNAKAYASRGLMYLFTGNIQVAIKDLETAKQLLQQQGNIQGVQTIQEILNKL; from the coding sequence AACAAAATGAATTTTGGGCAAAACCCAGAGGATATGAATTAGCATATAGTAATGAAGGATATCCAGGCATGAGTGGAGGTGGTATTTGGAATACAGAAGGGCGATTAGCTGGTATTCATAATTTCGCAGAAACAAATGTTTTAGGATATAGTTTGGGGTTGTCTATAGAGAGTTTTTTATTTTATCAACAAGATGGTTTATGGAAATTACCTGAACCTCAATTAAATATTGCTAAAAATGAACCTATATCACTAGATATACAGTCTATTATTTTAGCATTACTAAAGACTTATTCCGCACCTGATTCTGTGAATGGTACTGGGAAACAGTGGCTAACTTATGGTATTCAATTATGGCGAAGTGGTAATACAGATAATGCAATTAAAGCGATAGGAAATGCAGTTAGCAAAGATCCAAACTCTTGGGAATCTTATTACAATGCTGCTTGGATTTGGCTCGGACAGGAAAAATATGATTTAGCTGTAAATGCTATAAATGCTGCAATTAGAAACCAACCTAGTTTTTATCGTTCCTATTTATTAAAGGGTGCTATTTTTCGGGAATTAAAAAAATATGAAAATGCTGTAGAAGCACTTAATCAAGCCATTTTAGAATCAGAAAAAGACAAACAAAAAGATTTCTTGCTCTACGAAACTCGAGGAGGATTATTTTATGACTTGAAACAATATCAAGAAGCGATCGCTGATTATACTCAAGCTATCACAATTAATCCTCAATATGCTGATGCTTACAACAATCGGGGAGTTGCTAAATCTGAATCAGGAGATAAAGCTGGTGGAATCGCTGATTTTACTCAAGCTATTACCATTAATCCTCAACTTGCCGAAGCCTACAACAACCGGGGAACTGCTAAACATAAATTAGGAGATAAAGCTGGTGCGATCGCTGATTATACTCAAGCTATCACAATTAATCCTCAAGATGCCAATTTCTACAACAACCGGGGAAATACTAAATATGAATCTGAAGATGAAACTGGTGCGATCGCTGATTATACTCAAGCTATCACAATTAATCCTCAAGATGCCAATTTCTACAACAACCGGGGAAATACTAAATATGAATCTGAAGATGAAACTGGTGCGATCGCTGATTATACTCAAGCTATCACAATTAATCCTCAACTTGCCGAAGCCTACAACAACCGGGGAACTGCTAAACATAAATTAGGAGATAAAGCTGGTGCGATCGCTGATTTTAATCAAGCTATCATAATTAATCCTCACAATGCCAAAGCTTACGCTAGCCGAGGGCTGATGTACTTATTCACAGGCAATATACAAGTAGCAATTAAAGATTTAGAAACTGCTAAACAACTACTTCAACAGCAAGGCAATATTCAAGGCGTTCAAACAATACAGGAAATATTGAATAAATTGTAG